A single window of Micrococcaceae bacterium Sec5.1 DNA harbors:
- a CDS encoding endonuclease/exonuclease/phosphatase family protein, with the protein MTNPAPVLPAARPVKRWLGGQASPIWSVLALLLALPVAGMSLFRAVATEWPLVVVQLLSFTPWMALPSALAMVLALAGRRLWVIITTAALLALQLFWLFPLDGGRETVPAGTATVSLKVMSLNTEYGEADASAIVKLVRDNGVQLLTLQEHTQGLEDRLRSEGLESILPNLVSEPNDDASGGAVYSVFPLQPEGLLPDTPFRMDVTRVLITDPVSITDPGSSKATLNLTNVHALPPVDERIQQWRSDLVQVTRQASRPGHHLLMGDYNSTYDHSEFRALLDPALGGGQDGKKLVDVGTASGGRFSPTWPMEGPPLPGIVIDHMVTSPRISSSGYGVHQVSGSDHAAIVATLIIPAS; encoded by the coding sequence ATGACCAACCCCGCCCCTGTCCTTCCGGCCGCACGCCCGGTAAAACGCTGGTTGGGTGGCCAGGCATCCCCTATATGGTCGGTCCTGGCTCTGCTCTTGGCGTTGCCGGTGGCAGGAATGTCCTTGTTCAGGGCGGTCGCCACGGAGTGGCCGCTGGTGGTTGTTCAATTGTTGTCGTTCACCCCGTGGATGGCGCTGCCCTCGGCCCTGGCGATGGTCCTTGCGTTGGCGGGGCGTCGCCTGTGGGTCATCATCACGACGGCGGCCCTGCTGGCTCTCCAGCTGTTCTGGCTGTTTCCGCTTGACGGCGGAAGGGAAACCGTTCCTGCCGGGACCGCGACTGTTTCCCTGAAGGTAATGAGCCTCAACACTGAATACGGTGAGGCTGACGCAAGTGCCATCGTGAAGCTGGTTCGAGACAACGGGGTCCAACTCTTGACCCTCCAGGAGCATACTCAAGGGCTGGAAGACCGCCTACGGTCCGAAGGCTTGGAGTCAATACTGCCGAACCTTGTCAGTGAACCCAACGACGACGCTTCCGGTGGCGCCGTGTATTCCGTGTTTCCTTTGCAGCCGGAGGGACTTCTGCCTGATACACCGTTCCGGATGGACGTCACGCGGGTCCTCATCACGGATCCCGTCAGCATCACCGATCCGGGCAGCTCCAAGGCCACGTTGAACCTCACGAACGTTCATGCTCTGCCCCCGGTTGATGAGCGGATCCAGCAGTGGCGCAGCGACCTCGTCCAGGTTACCCGACAGGCCTCCCGTCCGGGACATCACCTGCTGATGGGCGACTACAACTCCACCTACGATCACTCCGAGTTCCGGGCCTTGCTCGACCCCGCGCTGGGCGGTGGACAGGACGGCAAAAAGCTCGTCGACGTCGGAACAGCCTCCGGCGGGCGGTTCTCTCCCACTTGGCCAATGGAGGGACCACCTCTTCCGGGAATCGTGATCGACCATATGGTTACCTCGCCCCGGATCAGCAGCAGCGGCTACGGAGTCCACCAGGTTTCCGGTTCTGACCATGCCGCCATTGTGGCAACGCTGATTATTCCCGCCAGCTAG
- a CDS encoding SDR family oxidoreductase — translation MTLAAQMAHPVQNKTAVVTGASTGIGEATVRALASTGWKVFAVARRADRLGALGAETGAIPFAADITSDDDVAALLQAVSKAGGADTLINIAGGARGADTIANADTEDWEWMYQVNVLGTMKITRAFLPMLREDGEGTVLNLTSTAGLAAYEGGAGYNAAKFAQHAITTALRLEEVGNNIRVIEVAPGLVHTEEFALNRLGDKDAAAKVYAGVEKPLTAEDVADVVKYAVSLPHHINLDQIVIRPVAQAANHKLIRKDS, via the coding sequence ATGACTTTGGCAGCACAGATGGCTCATCCAGTTCAGAACAAAACGGCAGTAGTAACCGGCGCGAGCACGGGCATTGGCGAGGCTACGGTGCGGGCGCTGGCCTCCACAGGCTGGAAGGTCTTTGCGGTTGCCCGCAGAGCCGATCGGTTGGGCGCGCTGGGTGCCGAAACCGGCGCCATTCCGTTCGCGGCTGACATCACCAGCGACGACGACGTGGCAGCCCTTTTGCAGGCTGTTTCCAAAGCCGGGGGAGCCGATACCCTCATCAACATTGCCGGCGGTGCCCGGGGCGCCGACACGATCGCGAACGCCGATACTGAGGATTGGGAGTGGATGTACCAGGTCAACGTCCTGGGCACCATGAAAATCACCCGGGCATTCCTTCCGATGTTGAGGGAGGACGGGGAAGGAACTGTCCTGAACCTGACATCCACCGCCGGACTGGCTGCTTACGAAGGCGGCGCCGGATACAACGCGGCAAAGTTTGCCCAGCACGCGATCACCACCGCCCTGAGGCTGGAAGAAGTGGGTAACAACATCCGGGTTATCGAGGTAGCACCGGGACTGGTCCACACTGAGGAATTTGCCCTCAACCGGCTGGGCGACAAGGACGCAGCCGCCAAGGTTTATGCCGGAGTCGAAAAGCCCCTCACGGCAGAGGATGTGGCCGACGTCGTCAAGTACGCAGTCTCGCTGCCACACCACATCAACCTGGACCAGATCGTTATCCGCCCTGTTGCGCAGGCGGCCAACCACAAGCTCATCCGCAAGGACAGCTAA
- a CDS encoding DUF488 family protein has translation MAGHQSVFVLKRIYDEPADDDGFRVLVDRLWPRGVSKDKAHLDLWLKDVAPSPPLRTGFAHMQERFADFRQQYEAELDGNPAVQTLLELAASNPRVTLLYAARDPQVNHAAVLRDFLLGRADA, from the coding sequence ATGGCTGGCCATCAAAGCGTTTTCGTCCTCAAACGCATCTACGATGAACCCGCTGACGACGACGGCTTCCGGGTTTTAGTGGACCGTCTCTGGCCGCGCGGGGTGTCCAAGGACAAGGCCCACTTGGATCTTTGGCTCAAGGACGTTGCCCCATCGCCGCCGTTGCGGACCGGGTTCGCCCACATGCAGGAACGATTCGCCGATTTCAGGCAGCAGTACGAGGCTGAGTTGGACGGAAATCCCGCAGTTCAGACCTTGCTGGAGTTGGCGGCGTCGAATCCGCGGGTCACCCTGCTTTATGCCGCACGGGATCCGCAGGTCAACCATGCCGCGGTGTTACGCGACTTCCTGCTCGGCCGAGCAGATGCTTGA